In the genome of Ignavibacteriales bacterium, one region contains:
- a CDS encoding FtsX-like permease family protein, with the protein MTAIHRFEHFSLGISAVILIISLLIVFTNVNASVNERTKEIGIFMSVGFRRWHIIKIILLEVLIASFAAGVIGFFIGIAGAKIITPILSMDNSIKINFSYSLLLLSAGMAVLAGLLASVLPALKAARLDPTVAFRSL; encoded by the coding sequence ATGACAGCGATACATCGCTTTGAACATTTTTCACTTGGTATCTCGGCAGTGATTCTAATTATCTCTCTTCTTATAGTTTTCACAAATGTTAATGCCTCTGTAAATGAAAGAACAAAAGAAATAGGAATTTTTATGTCGGTAGGATTCAGACGCTGGCACATTATTAAAATCATTTTACTTGAAGTATTGATTGCAAGCTTTGCCGCCGGTGTAATTGGCTTCTTCATTGGGATTGCCGGGGCAAAAATTATTACTCCGATTTTAAGTATGGATAATAGCATAAAAATTAATTTCAGCTATTCGTTGTTATTGTTGTCAGCCGGGATGGCTGTACTTGCCGGGCTGCTCGCAAGTGTCCTCCCCGCACTTAAAGCAGCCAGGCTTGATCCAACTGTTGCATTCAGAAGTTTATGA
- a CDS encoding multicopper oxidase domain-containing protein, translated as MKRREFIIKSALAGVALSTIKIFPFTQAAHKTLVGNALRFPPELQPGQSLIFNSANVEVWPGTTTQILGLNNSYPGPTIRVQKGDNFSVLFENQFTEEATIHWHGLLVPELMDGQPKDAVLPGNSYTYSFPVFQRAGTYFYHSHAHHLTAKHVYKGYAGFFIVEDDDELQYGLPTGEYDIPLLIQDRHSAYQPQFTYSPTMMDRMFGYLGDVPLVNGTPEAYFEVQKTLYRFRLLNGSNARVYKIAFSDNSPFWIIATDSGLKDEPVQTNSFYLAPGERVAILFDFSSYAIGNSVILQSQAFTGVGNQGLQMDLLRFDIVGNLSSGGIVPQNLAPINYYSINDIQRTRNFTLSQSGMGSGMHRINGLTYDMNRIDETIPFNELEEWKFVNTTNNFHPMHVHGVLFQVYSRNGNTNLSPNDKGWKDTVLVNPNETVSVLAKFNDYSGIYLLHCHNLEHEDDGMMINIQIDAPTNVENEKFQPDTFELYQNYPNPFNPTTTIKYRINSNEAAKVKLDIYDASGSLVEKLFDATQSTGEYSIIWNATSYSSGNYFARLKVNEILKLIKLVLLK; from the coding sequence ATGAAAAGAAGAGAGTTCATAATTAAATCTGCATTAGCTGGTGTAGCACTTTCAACAATTAAAATTTTTCCATTTACACAAGCTGCTCACAAAACTTTAGTTGGAAATGCTTTGAGGTTTCCACCGGAGCTGCAGCCTGGTCAATCATTGATATTTAATTCTGCAAATGTGGAAGTTTGGCCAGGAACGACGACACAAATACTTGGATTAAATAATTCTTACCCTGGTCCAACTATCAGAGTTCAGAAGGGTGATAACTTTTCTGTTCTCTTTGAAAATCAATTTACTGAAGAAGCAACAATCCATTGGCATGGTTTACTGGTTCCAGAATTAATGGACGGTCAGCCGAAAGATGCAGTGCTTCCTGGTAACAGTTATACTTATTCTTTTCCTGTTTTTCAAAGAGCAGGAACATATTTTTATCATTCACATGCCCATCACTTAACAGCTAAGCATGTTTATAAAGGTTATGCTGGATTTTTTATCGTTGAAGATGATGATGAACTTCAGTACGGTCTTCCAACGGGAGAATATGATATTCCATTATTAATTCAGGATAGACATTCAGCTTACCAGCCGCAGTTCACTTATTCGCCAACGATGATGGATAGAATGTTTGGATATCTCGGCGATGTACCTTTAGTTAACGGTACTCCTGAAGCTTACTTTGAGGTTCAGAAAACTCTTTACCGTTTCAGATTATTGAACGGATCAAACGCCAGAGTATACAAGATTGCTTTTTCTGATAACTCCCCTTTTTGGATAATAGCAACCGACAGTGGACTGAAAGATGAACCCGTTCAGACGAATAGTTTTTATTTGGCTCCTGGAGAGAGAGTAGCTATACTTTTTGATTTCTCTTCTTACGCCATTGGTAATTCAGTAATACTTCAATCACAAGCTTTTACCGGAGTTGGAAATCAAGGTTTGCAAATGGATTTGTTGAGATTTGATATAGTCGGAAATTTATCTTCAGGTGGAATCGTTCCTCAAAATCTTGCTCCAATTAATTATTACAGTATAAATGATATTCAGCGTACGAGAAACTTCACTCTTTCACAGTCTGGAATGGGTTCAGGTATGCACAGAATAAATGGATTGACTTATGATATGAACAGGATTGATGAAACAATTCCTTTTAATGAATTGGAAGAATGGAAATTCGTAAACACTACAAATAACTTTCACCCGATGCACGTTCACGGTGTTTTGTTCCAGGTTTATTCAAGAAACGGAAACACAAATCTCAGTCCAAATGATAAAGGCTGGAAGGACACTGTTCTCGTAAATCCAAATGAGACTGTAAGTGTTCTTGCAAAGTTCAATGATTATTCCGGAATTTATCTTCTTCACTGTCACAACCTTGAACACGAAGATGACGGTATGATGATTAACATTCAGATTGATGCACCGACTAATGTTGAAAATGAAAAGTTCCAGCCGGATACGTTTGAACTTTATCAGAATTACCCGAATCCGTTTAACCCTACCACAACAATTAAGTACAGAATAAACTCTAATGAAGCAGCAAAAGTTAAACTGGATATTTATGATGCTTCGGGTTCTTTGGTGGAAAAACTTTTTGATGCCACACAATCTACTGGTGAATATTCAATCATATGGAATGCAACTTCTTATTCGAGTGGAAATTATTTTGCACGGCTTAAAGTAAATGAAATATTAAAATTGATAAAGTTAGTTTTATTGAAATAA
- a CDS encoding zinc ribbon domain-containing protein produces MICNSCGVNNKEENKFCINCGDELIVAENTSGNDCPNCGAENDEENKFCISCGHQLNKNAGQRKNFAEQSKAVTSTGKKGKSKKQLHRESKGSFKRKQARKFSGLKNLKLLWITVGVVLGSVILATSFDLIFRPQTKDIPVEIKSSNPVVEAKVFEIASKFVCSCGTCNEESLEVCTCGRAVEERQFIRDYLEQNQKSEDIVVAVANKYGWLKAEFASAFNVDASKVWNPNQLQISNNIIPPISPAPATSNNKATISDRYTIYSAFNCPCGQCRIDELKDCNCPHPNGAKEVKKFIDEKINENKYSVNDIIDFVDKKYGGKKI; encoded by the coding sequence ATGATTTGTAATAGCTGCGGCGTAAATAATAAAGAAGAAAATAAATTCTGTATAAATTGCGGTGATGAATTGATAGTGGCAGAAAATACTTCCGGGAATGACTGCCCCAATTGCGGAGCAGAAAACGATGAAGAAAATAAGTTTTGCATTTCCTGCGGTCATCAATTAAATAAAAATGCTGGACAAAGAAAAAACTTTGCTGAACAAAGCAAAGCTGTTACCAGCACGGGTAAAAAAGGGAAAAGCAAAAAGCAGTTGCACCGGGAATCGAAAGGCAGTTTTAAAAGAAAACAGGCAAGAAAATTTTCCGGCCTAAAAAATCTAAAATTATTGTGGATAACTGTGGGAGTTGTTTTAGGTTCAGTTATACTTGCAACCTCATTTGATTTGATATTTCGTCCTCAGACAAAAGATATTCCCGTTGAAATAAAAAGCAGTAATCCTGTTGTTGAAGCAAAAGTATTTGAGATAGCTTCAAAGTTCGTTTGTTCCTGTGGAACCTGTAATGAGGAATCGCTTGAAGTATGTACTTGTGGTCGTGCTGTGGAAGAAAGACAATTTATCCGTGATTACTTAGAACAAAATCAGAAATCAGAGGATATAGTTGTGGCAGTTGCAAATAAATATGGCTGGCTTAAGGCAGAGTTTGCATCTGCTTTTAATGTAGATGCTTCAAAGGTTTGGAATCCCAACCAATTGCAAATTTCCAATAATATAATTCCTCCTATTTCGCCAGCACCTGCAACGTCAAATAACAAAGCTACGATTTCAGACAGGTATACGATTTACTCTGCATTTAACTGTCCATGTGGTCAATGCAGAATTGACGAACTGAAGGATTGCAACTGCCCTCATCCGAATGGAGCTAAAGAAGTAAAGAAATTTATTGATGAAAAGATTAATGAAAATAAATATTCAGTGAATGATATAATTGACTTTGTAGATAAAAAATACGGCGGTAAAAAAATATAG
- a CDS encoding P-II family nitrogen regulator translates to MKEIKAYIRPDMADRVISSLELAGIKGMTIIDVSTIGGWVDPERSQMSIDYCEKYCSSVKIELVCSDEELEKFVTVILENAHTGRKGDGKIFVSDITDAISIRTKQHGAEAL, encoded by the coding sequence ATGAAAGAAATAAAAGCATACATAAGACCGGATATGGCAGACAGGGTAATTTCTAGTCTTGAATTAGCGGGTATTAAGGGAATGACGATCATAGATGTTTCTACAATCGGAGGTTGGGTAGATCCCGAACGCTCACAAATGTCTATTGATTACTGCGAGAAATATTGCAGCAGTGTTAAGATAGAACTCGTTTGCTCAGATGAAGAGCTCGAAAAATTTGTAACTGTAATTTTAGAGAATGCTCATACAGGTAGAAAAGGAGACGGAAAAATTTTCGTTTCCGATATTACAGACGCTATAAGCATTAGAACCAAACAGCACGGTGCTGAAGCGCTTTGA
- a CDS encoding YHS domain-containing protein → MLKISKKDFLVRDPVCGIHIDPEYAADLDFYKGKILYFCSYPCKEKFEADPEKYFAAIHAKVNKNEQSNE, encoded by the coding sequence ATGCTAAAAATAAGTAAGAAAGATTTCCTTGTTCGTGACCCGGTTTGCGGAATTCATATAGACCCGGAATACGCTGCTGATTTAGATTTCTACAAGGGCAAAATATTATACTTTTGCTCATATCCTTGCAAAGAAAAATTTGAAGCTGATCCCGAAAAATATTTTGCAGCAATACACGCTAAGGTTAATAAGAATGAACAATCAAACGAATAA
- a CDS encoding SHOCT domain-containing protein: MFHDMSFMGMWWLWLIIIIAVVIILVYSNNSRGSMPNISSETPLDLLKKRYAKGEIDKQEFEEKKKDLLN; encoded by the coding sequence ATGTTTCACGATATGAGCTTTATGGGAATGTGGTGGTTATGGCTGATAATAATAATTGCTGTAGTAATCATTCTTGTTTATTCAAATAATTCGCGTGGCAGTATGCCAAATATATCCAGCGAAACACCGCTGGATCTGTTAAAGAAGCGTTATGCTAAAGGAGAAATTGATAAACAAGAGTTTGAAGAAAAGAAAAAAGATTTGTTAAACTAA
- a CDS encoding ABC transporter ATP-binding protein, with protein sequence MSLIQLNNLTKEYKSGNEKVIAVNNISLEIHQGEFVSLMGESGSGKSTLLTIIGGLSKPTNGKIIIDEIDIYNLSPNSLADFRREYIGFVFQSFQLIPYLTVIENVQLPLATNGHSKILQMELASSILNKVHLESKRKRLINELSGGEQQRVAIARALINDPLILLTDEPTGNLDSKTSEDIMSIFLELNQSGKSIIMVTHNADFKKYSSRNINLSDGKLVC encoded by the coding sequence ATGAGCTTAATACAATTAAATAATCTAACAAAAGAATACAAAAGCGGTAATGAAAAGGTTATAGCAGTAAACAATATTTCATTAGAAATTCACCAGGGCGAATTCGTTTCCTTAATGGGTGAATCCGGTTCCGGTAAAAGCACATTGCTTACAATTATTGGTGGTTTAAGTAAACCTACTAACGGTAAAATTATTATTGATGAAATTGATATTTACAATCTCTCTCCAAATAGTCTTGCCGATTTCAGAAGAGAATATATAGGATTTGTGTTTCAATCTTTTCAGCTAATACCATACTTAACAGTGATTGAAAATGTTCAGCTTCCTTTAGCAACAAACGGTCACTCAAAAATACTGCAAATGGAACTTGCTTCATCAATTCTAAATAAAGTTCATCTCGAGAGTAAAAGAAAAAGATTAATAAATGAATTAAGCGGCGGCGAGCAGCAAAGAGTTGCAATTGCACGCGCACTTATTAATGACCCGCTTATACTTTTAACAGATGAACCAACCGGAAATCTTGACAGCAAAACCAGCGAAGATATAATGAGCATTTTTTTAGAATTGAATCAATCTGGTAAGAGCATAATTATGGTTACTCATAATGCAGATTTTAAAAAATACTCATCCAGAAATATTAATCTATCTGATGGAAAATTGGTATGCTAA
- a CDS encoding DUF2318 domain-containing protein, with translation MHEINYCPQCGEKINGKVIFCPSCGHKIYNKPSVAYNRDNSKREKVLNQRSGSNKKGFITAGVIVLFVSAIIFYINAKPSKEEAVINQQPKITNAVNYPFTRFDHFYSIAFEQNGKIILPLDVVKEKKFVKFDYQGTNSSIPLLAYLTEDGKVVTAISLCEPCDSKDFHIQGSNLICNSCGTTWDLNNLDAISGSCGKYPPDPVPSKVVGNEIQIDEYAVTSWTRRN, from the coding sequence ATGCATGAAATTAATTACTGTCCACAATGCGGTGAAAAAATAAACGGAAAGGTAATATTCTGCCCTTCCTGCGGTCATAAAATTTACAATAAACCGTCTGTAGCTTATAATAGAGATAATTCAAAGAGAGAAAAAGTTCTTAATCAAAGAAGCGGTAGTAATAAGAAAGGTTTTATAACGGCAGGAGTAATAGTTTTATTTGTTAGTGCAATAATTTTTTATATCAATGCAAAGCCCTCAAAGGAAGAAGCGGTAATCAACCAGCAGCCCAAAATTACAAATGCTGTAAACTATCCGTTTACCCGGTTCGATCATTTCTATTCAATTGCATTTGAACAGAATGGGAAAATTATCTTGCCTCTTGATGTTGTAAAAGAAAAGAAGTTTGTAAAGTTTGATTACCAGGGCACAAACTCCTCCATTCCGCTTCTGGCTTATCTTACAGAGGACGGTAAAGTAGTAACTGCAATAAGCTTATGCGAGCCTTGCGACTCAAAAGATTTTCACATTCAGGGAAGTAATTTAATTTGCAACTCCTGCGGTACTACCTGGGATTTAAATAATCTTGATGCAATAAGCGGTTCGTGTGGTAAATATCCACCAGACCCTGTTCCAAGTAAAGTTGTTGGAAATGAAATTCAGATAGATGAATACGCTGTAACAAGCTGGACCAGAAGGAATTAA
- a CDS encoding ABC transporter permease has translation MKLYNISLQSLRRRKSRTAFLVIGLLLAVASFVTLYVVSENVNKSVAENLDEFGANMLITPQSDGLNLNYGGISITGLTFENNNLNQEDIEKIKTIKNKDNLSVIAPKLFNSVKIITLNGTNEKNMVAAGINFKDEIRLKKWWRIKGKYPSQENEILVGNEVSKLLGTKLNQKINLN, from the coding sequence ATGAAACTATATAACATTTCTCTGCAGAGTTTAAGAAGAAGGAAATCAAGAACGGCTTTCCTTGTAATTGGGTTGCTGCTGGCTGTTGCATCATTTGTAACACTGTATGTTGTTTCAGAAAATGTAAATAAAAGTGTTGCAGAAAATCTTGATGAATTCGGCGCTAATATGCTTATTACACCTCAAAGTGATGGTTTGAATCTTAACTATGGTGGTATATCCATAACAGGACTAACATTTGAAAACAACAATCTTAATCAGGAAGACATAGAAAAAATTAAAACAATAAAAAATAAAGATAACCTAAGCGTAATTGCACCGAAGCTTTTCAACTCTGTAAAGATTATAACTTTAAATGGAACCAATGAAAAAAATATGGTTGCTGCAGGTATCAATTTTAAAGATGAAATAAGATTGAAGAAATGGTGGAGAATAAAAGGCAAGTATCCTTCGCAGGAGAATGAAATTTTAGTTGGCAATGAAGTTTCAAAACTTTTAGGAACAAAATTAAATCAGAAAATAAATCTTAATTGA
- a CDS encoding toprim domain-containing protein, protein MYNEKKGKSNPNLDALRKKVNEIPAEQIANKFGLLHTVNGKSPQGDCPTGHFSSGGKCFSINTTKNQWRCFQCERGGDNIELIKIFKKIDYVEALKWAAKEFHIQHSVDFNNPYNHKLSDEEQEKIRAFNSRAELFETAYEWMHELLFTDEAKEARDYLVNNRKYDVEVLKKSEFCYFPPGRDIKDYLRKKHADKEADINDLPLSGRTGDKYRLAIPYRNRKGKINGFIKRATPNTVIIETDKDGNPKEVRYDSTKGLNKEDIFNLCKCKDQETLVIFEGYPDAGYFYAAGMENATAVGQGLLSASHLKGLSMSKVKNVIISFDNDKEKEEDKKTGKIVKQEGPGILNTEEAVRLILNDSDITPFVLDPKLLDPHKDPDEYYRANGLDATKALYKKATKGILWLADRILLKYDENDSLSKQTTKDQLLYLTTLTSDAEDVAQLTKLIMEKLKLDKSLVNKLVKEKQKESKIERYKKIKNANLAGQKRYFPFIERSTSSYSYLDTKEGEIYMSVQEGILENILLSGEERLPDIIPVLKADFNVNSNERIDLEKEIINLFVPTEYMLLSKNLKIFHPKKDFPHIYRLVMNLIPKYRERKRFLNWLAGILQTRQKQLTAWVLKGEQGAGKGIFLDYVLKELFGRRQTVKVEDSDLQSDFNPWLKNTILVAFNEVAHDNSTRNNIKSRIKAIITDPDVMINEKNIRNYFITNYVNCLFFSNEKVPLFIEQKDRRLNVVSTGPNLLTFDWFKKDPEGFINSLKSEVPSFAQFLMNWKYDPIAAKTCIDNDEKAAMVSVGLNKFEEFAIHLKKADLEWFEENIIHSNYEKDQDFLNRKSLFKITEDDLKGSIKKELALEAFNHIYVNQQVNNIQLGRSLKLYGIRSERSRKTDDNNWYYMWG, encoded by the coding sequence ATGTATAATGAGAAAAAGGGGAAGAGCAATCCTAATCTTGATGCTCTCCGTAAAAAAGTAAATGAAATACCTGCCGAACAAATTGCAAATAAATTTGGTTTACTGCACACAGTAAATGGAAAAAGTCCTCAGGGTGATTGTCCAACTGGTCATTTTTCAAGTGGTGGCAAATGCTTCTCAATTAATACTACAAAGAATCAATGGAGATGTTTTCAATGTGAAAGAGGAGGTGATAACATTGAGCTTATCAAGATATTCAAGAAGATAGATTATGTTGAAGCGCTCAAGTGGGCTGCAAAAGAATTTCACATCCAGCATTCAGTTGATTTCAATAATCCTTACAATCACAAATTATCAGATGAAGAACAGGAAAAAATAAGAGCTTTTAATTCCAGAGCAGAACTATTTGAGACTGCATATGAATGGATGCACGAGTTGTTATTTACTGATGAAGCAAAAGAAGCTCGTGACTATCTGGTGAATAATAGAAAATACGATGTTGAAGTTCTTAAAAAATCAGAGTTCTGTTATTTTCCTCCTGGACGGGATATTAAAGATTATTTACGTAAGAAGCATGCGGATAAAGAAGCTGATATAAATGATCTTCCTCTATCTGGAAGAACCGGAGATAAATACAGGCTAGCAATTCCGTACAGAAACAGAAAAGGAAAAATCAACGGTTTTATTAAAAGAGCTACTCCGAATACAGTTATAATTGAAACTGATAAAGATGGAAATCCGAAAGAAGTCAGATATGATTCTACTAAGGGCTTGAATAAAGAGGATATATTTAATTTGTGTAAGTGCAAGGACCAGGAAACATTAGTCATCTTTGAAGGATATCCTGATGCAGGATATTTTTATGCTGCTGGGATGGAGAATGCTACAGCAGTAGGGCAGGGGTTACTGAGCGCTTCACATCTGAAGGGCTTGAGTATGTCGAAGGTTAAGAATGTTATTATCTCCTTTGATAATGATAAAGAAAAAGAGGAAGATAAGAAGACCGGTAAGATCGTTAAACAGGAAGGACCTGGTATTCTGAACACCGAAGAAGCAGTTCGGTTAATTCTGAATGATTCAGACATTACTCCTTTTGTTCTTGATCCTAAATTACTTGATCCTCATAAAGATCCTGATGAATACTACAGAGCTAATGGTCTCGATGCAACTAAAGCACTTTACAAGAAAGCAACTAAAGGGATTTTATGGCTGGCTGATAGAATATTATTAAAATATGATGAGAATGATTCGTTATCGAAGCAGACTACGAAGGATCAACTACTCTACCTAACTACCCTAACCTCTGATGCAGAAGATGTTGCTCAGTTAACTAAACTGATAATGGAAAAACTCAAGCTTGACAAATCCCTGGTAAACAAATTAGTTAAAGAAAAGCAAAAAGAGTCAAAAATAGAAAGGTATAAGAAAATTAAGAATGCTAATCTCGCAGGGCAAAAAAGATATTTCCCGTTTATTGAAAGAAGTACAAGCTCATACTCATATCTCGATACAAAAGAAGGTGAAATATATATGAGTGTACAGGAGGGGATATTGGAAAATATTCTTTTGTCAGGAGAAGAAAGGCTGCCTGATATTATTCCTGTACTCAAGGCAGACTTCAATGTTAATTCCAATGAGAGAATAGACCTTGAGAAAGAAATTATTAATCTGTTTGTTCCAACGGAGTATATGCTTTTAAGTAAAAACTTGAAAATCTTCCACCCAAAAAAAGATTTCCCTCATATATACAGATTAGTTATGAACCTGATTCCAAAATACCGTGAGAGAAAAAGATTTCTGAACTGGCTTGCAGGTATTCTACAGACAAGACAAAAACAACTTACTGCCTGGGTACTCAAGGGCGAACAGGGAGCTGGTAAAGGTATCTTTCTTGACTATGTACTCAAGGAATTATTTGGAAGAAGACAAACAGTAAAGGTAGAGGATTCAGATCTACAGAGTGATTTTAATCCCTGGTTAAAGAATACAATACTTGTTGCATTCAATGAGGTAGCTCACGATAACAGTACGAGGAATAATATCAAATCCAGAATTAAAGCAATTATAACTGATCCTGATGTAATGATAAACGAGAAGAACATTCGTAACTACTTCATTACTAACTATGTTAACTGCTTATTCTTCAGTAATGAAAAAGTTCCTTTGTTCATTGAACAAAAAGACAGGAGATTAAATGTTGTCTCTACAGGACCCAACCTACTCACCTTTGATTGGTTCAAGAAGGATCCTGAAGGATTTATAAATTCATTGAAATCAGAAGTCCCGAGCTTTGCACAATTCCTTATGAATTGGAAATATGATCCTATTGCTGCAAAGACCTGTATTGATAATGATGAAAAAGCGGCGATGGTTTCTGTAGGTCTGAATAAGTTTGAGGAGTTTGCAATACATCTGAAGAAGGCAGATCTGGAATGGTTTGAAGAGAATATCATTCACAGTAATTACGAAAAAGATCAGGATTTTCTGAACAGAAAAAGCTTGTTCAAGATAACAGAGGATGATCTCAAGGGAAGTATTAAAAAGGAACTAGCTCTCGAGGCATTCAATCATATATATGTAAATCAACAAGTAAATAATATTCAGCTTGGCAGAAGTCTGAAGCTGTATGGAATAAGATCAGAGAGATCAAGAAAAACAGATGATAATAACTGGTACTATATGTGGGGGTAG
- a CDS encoding tetratricopeptide repeat protein — protein sequence MKRILILVEVLLSFIFIKAQDSSESAAEKEFNQSYDKGVKYFFEGNIPKAEDYFQLALNNKPDDINTLKYLAEISIAKQNIQMIQYYYERVLELDSNDEDALISLGVINLNDGNFDKAESLLAKAVNIQPDNEQALYNLSVLYGTIGEFPKAVNTLKKLIAINPYNSENYQTLGLFYLSQNLYTDAEKYFFEALRLDNNLIEARKGLVIIYQNQNRLKKSLEYLNGLEAISPDLQHLNILKASQQYLEGKIKTAIKYALLEIKNYPQEADAYYMLSDLYKIIGDESESRLYLVKAKQLNENNSKIMVYSLLNIK from the coding sequence ATGAAAAGAATTTTAATACTCGTTGAAGTGCTTTTATCTTTTATTTTTATAAAAGCACAAGACAGTTCAGAGTCAGCAGCCGAAAAAGAATTCAACCAATCTTATGATAAAGGAGTTAAATATTTTTTTGAAGGAAATATTCCTAAAGCAGAAGATTACTTTCAATTAGCACTAAATAATAAGCCGGATGATATAAATACATTAAAGTATCTTGCTGAAATTTCTATAGCAAAACAAAATATACAAATGATTCAATACTACTATGAAAGAGTATTGGAATTGGATTCAAATGATGAAGACGCACTAATAAGTCTTGGCGTTATAAATCTTAATGACGGGAATTTTGATAAAGCAGAAAGTCTTCTTGCGAAAGCGGTAAATATACAACCTGATAATGAGCAAGCACTTTACAATTTGAGTGTTTTATACGGAACAATTGGTGAGTTTCCAAAAGCTGTAAACACTCTGAAAAAATTAATCGCTATCAATCCTTACAACAGTGAAAATTACCAAACTCTCGGATTATTTTATTTATCTCAAAATCTATACACCGATGCTGAAAAATATTTTTTTGAAGCGTTGAGATTAGATAATAATCTAATCGAAGCAAGAAAAGGATTAGTTATTATTTATCAGAATCAGAACAGACTTAAAAAATCGTTAGAATATTTGAATGGATTAGAAGCAATCTCACCAGACTTACAGCATTTAAATATTTTGAAGGCAAGCCAGCAATATCTGGAAGGTAAAATAAAAACGGCTATTAAATATGCACTTCTTGAAATTAAAAACTATCCACAGGAAGCGGATGCATATTATATGTTAAGCGATTTATATAAAATTATTGGTGATGAATCAGAGTCACGACTATATCTTGTAAAAGCGAAACAACTAAATGAGAATAATTCTAAAATAATGGTTTATTCTCTTCTTAATATAAAATAA
- a CDS encoding DUF1573 domain-containing protein, giving the protein MKLSSLKIFLLIIIISASSSFVWAQFEPKAVIHPMSYDYGNIVQDSVVTTIFVITNEGNDILKIKDVKASCGCTAVVVGEHELKPGESTEIEVSFDSKGRTGKQNKTITVSTNDPDNSIIKLAITGNVIKKEKSSTLK; this is encoded by the coding sequence ATGAAACTCAGTTCACTAAAAATATTTTTGCTCATTATTATAATATCTGCCTCTTCAAGTTTTGTATGGGCGCAGTTCGAACCGAAGGCAGTGATTCATCCAATGAGTTATGATTATGGCAATATTGTTCAGGACTCGGTTGTAACAACAATATTTGTAATTACTAATGAAGGTAATGATATCCTTAAAATAAAGGATGTTAAAGCTTCTTGCGGATGCACCGCAGTAGTCGTTGGTGAGCACGAACTAAAACCCGGTGAGTCAACAGAAATTGAAGTATCATTTGATTCAAAAGGAAGAACAGGCAAGCAGAATAAAACTATTACCGTTAGTACAAATGATCCTGATAACAGCATAATAAAACTTGCTATTACAGGAAATGTGATTAAAAAGGAGAAATCCAGTACATTAAAATAA